A DNA window from Flavisolibacter ginsenosidimutans contains the following coding sequences:
- a CDS encoding SusC/RagA family TonB-linked outer membrane protein yields the protein MKKNCIAAKRTGNSRYLRFFLFATVLQLLSFTVLHAQTKVSGLVSDSKQSPIGGVTVTLKGTSTAVFTDADGKYSLSVPNAKAVLVFSNVGFSTKEETVGNRTTVNTTLAENAADLENVVIIGYGGTAKKKDLTGATAQVGSKQIQERVPVTLFDALQGQAAGVLITNDNGDPFGQGTIQIRGASTINAEGNGPLYVIDGVISENGNYVNPQDVETIDILKDASSAAIYGARGANGVILITTKKGKAGKPSININTYRLYGKLAHKLRTTSASELRYYRANRDNNSGYNADSTNPYLNADNDYQDLLFRTGVKQVASVSVSGGGSGLNYYGGVNYTDDQSIVLNSWIKRLQGRINLGYNVGKLSVSHNLSFEWEKGNVIPVGNTVKQVFERNPWTSIFRPDGSYASYVESKRNPVAQALFNVDLDNNYTSQFNTTLGYQIYKDLKFTGLFNIQLDNDNNNQFSPSSLTSGGTGNATGSNTFEKVSRWQMQSYLNYSKRLGQHQLTGTAGVSMEKRRWDYYTYAMKSYVTESFNTSNAGDIDLTKTRTDAKAWTLASFFARVGYNFGSKYILQGTFRRDGSSRFGSENQYGNFFSGSAAWRFSQENFMGWAKKVLYDGKLRFSTGKTGNDAISEYAHNTLMTFGNYYNGINGAGINPTLGNERIQWETTYNNSYGLDLSFLNGRLNFSADYYTKITEDLLYSDQLAKETGASSVPVNIGSITNKGWEFVLQGTPVNTKDFGWDVSANISFQDPRIKELANHSSFISGNIWLIQEGGRIGDMYMWKNLGVFPYDASNAYTTDGVKLEARNISADGKTADYYLNGKAYSGTVRQLTRNGIVLQGGDTEWFDKNNDGIIDEADKVIVGNGIPDYFFGISNTVRYKNFSLNFLFNGQMGNEIFNLVRNAQNNTSSTYTPPIWDAVNTSWKQQGDVTKYPLFNRRDTRGSISSGYNSLYIEDGSFIRLSSVRLNYTLEQKWAKAVHLKNASVYVYGNNLLTWTNYSWYDPEFSSTGLNIGQDNGRYPKRREVGVGINVNF from the coding sequence ATGAAAAAAAACTGCATCGCTGCAAAGCGTACAGGTAACTCTCGTTATCTCCGCTTTTTCCTCTTCGCAACGGTTTTGCAACTCCTTTCTTTTACTGTTTTACACGCCCAGACAAAAGTTTCAGGCCTTGTTTCGGACAGCAAACAAAGTCCAATTGGCGGGGTTACGGTAACGTTAAAAGGAACATCCACGGCTGTGTTTACCGACGCGGACGGTAAATACTCACTTTCAGTGCCCAACGCCAAAGCCGTACTTGTTTTTTCCAACGTGGGATTCTCCACCAAAGAGGAAACGGTTGGCAACCGCACGACGGTTAACACAACCTTGGCCGAAAACGCGGCCGATCTTGAAAACGTCGTCATTATTGGTTACGGCGGTACGGCAAAGAAAAAAGACCTTACCGGCGCTACAGCGCAAGTTGGCTCCAAGCAAATTCAGGAGCGGGTACCGGTTACACTCTTTGACGCTTTGCAAGGACAGGCAGCCGGTGTTTTGATCACCAACGATAACGGCGATCCTTTTGGCCAGGGCACCATCCAGATTCGTGGCGCCTCCACCATCAACGCCGAAGGAAACGGGCCGCTTTACGTGATTGACGGCGTGATAAGCGAGAACGGAAATTATGTGAACCCGCAAGACGTTGAAACCATTGACATTTTGAAGGACGCTTCTTCGGCAGCCATTTACGGAGCAAGAGGCGCTAACGGCGTCATTCTTATCACCACAAAAAAAGGCAAGGCAGGCAAACCAAGCATCAACATCAACACCTATCGCTTGTACGGAAAACTGGCGCACAAATTACGTACAACAAGTGCCAGTGAATTGCGCTATTACCGTGCAAACAGAGACAACAACTCGGGCTACAACGCGGATTCTACCAACCCGTACCTGAACGCAGACAACGACTACCAGGACCTGTTGTTCAGAACCGGCGTGAAGCAAGTTGCGTCTGTAAGCGTGAGCGGCGGAGGCAGCGGGTTAAACTATTACGGCGGTGTAAACTATACCGACGACCAGTCAATTGTATTAAATAGCTGGATCAAAAGACTGCAAGGAAGAATTAACCTTGGCTACAACGTCGGCAAACTTTCCGTGAGCCACAACTTGTCGTTTGAATGGGAAAAAGGCAACGTCATTCCTGTTGGCAACACGGTAAAACAAGTGTTTGAAAGAAACCCATGGACGAGCATTTTCCGTCCGGACGGTTCTTATGCAAGCTATGTTGAATCAAAACGGAACCCGGTTGCGCAGGCGCTTTTCAACGTGGACCTGGATAATAATTACACCTCGCAATTCAACACGACGCTGGGCTACCAGATTTACAAGGATTTAAAATTCACGGGGCTGTTCAACATTCAACTGGACAACGACAACAACAACCAGTTCTCGCCAAGTTCCCTGACCTCCGGCGGTACCGGAAATGCTACGGGCAGCAACACGTTTGAGAAAGTTTCACGCTGGCAGATGCAGAGTTATTTGAACTACAGCAAACGCTTGGGTCAGCACCAGCTTACGGGCACGGCCGGCGTAAGCATGGAGAAGCGGAGATGGGATTATTATACGTACGCCATGAAATCTTACGTTACCGAAAGCTTCAACACGTCAAACGCAGGCGACATTGATCTTACCAAAACCCGCACCGATGCGAAGGCCTGGACGCTTGCTTCTTTCTTTGCAAGGGTTGGCTACAATTTCGGCAGCAAATACATCTTGCAGGGAACTTTCCGCCGCGACGGTTCCTCGCGTTTTGGTTCCGAAAACCAGTACGGAAATTTCTTCTCGGGTTCTGCCGCATGGCGTTTTTCACAAGAGAATTTCATGGGCTGGGCCAAGAAAGTATTGTACGACGGAAAGCTTCGGTTCAGCACCGGCAAAACCGGCAACGATGCCATCAGTGAATATGCACACAACACTTTGATGACCTTTGGAAACTATTACAACGGCATCAACGGCGCAGGCATCAATCCGACGCTGGGCAACGAACGCATTCAATGGGAAACCACGTACAACAACAGTTACGGTTTGGACTTAAGTTTCCTGAACGGCCGGTTGAACTTCTCTGCAGATTATTATACCAAAATCACGGAGGACTTGCTTTACTCCGACCAGTTGGCAAAAGAAACCGGGGCTTCCAGCGTGCCCGTTAACATTGGTTCCATTACCAACAAAGGATGGGAGTTTGTATTGCAGGGAACACCGGTGAACACCAAAGATTTCGGTTGGGACGTTTCGGCCAACATCTCATTTCAGGATCCACGCATTAAAGAATTGGCAAACCACTCTTCATTTATTTCCGGAAATATTTGGTTGATTCAGGAAGGAGGCCGCATCGGTGACATGTACATGTGGAAAAACCTCGGCGTGTTTCCGTACGATGCATCGAATGCTTATACGACGGACGGTGTAAAATTGGAAGCCCGGAATATTTCAGCCGACGGGAAAACAGCAGATTATTATTTGAACGGAAAAGCTTACTCCGGCACTGTAAGGCAACTAACCCGGAACGGCATTGTGCTGCAGGGCGGCGATACCGAATGGTTTGACAAGAACAACGACGGCATCATTGACGAAGCCGACAAAGTGATTGTAGGAAACGGTATTCCCGATTATTTCTTTGGCATCAGCAATACGGTTCGTTACAAAAACTTTTCGCTGAACTTTTTGTTCAACGGGCAAATGGGCAACGAGATTTTTAACCTCGTTAGAAACGCACAGAACAACACCAGCTCAACTTATACCCCACCCATCTGGGATGCGGTAAACACCTCGTGGAAACAACAAGGCGATGTGACCAAATATCCTTTGTTCAACCGCAGGGATACCCGCGGAAGCATCTCCAGCGGTTACAATAGTCTTTACATTGAAGACGGCTCGTTTATCCGCTTAAGTAGCGTGCGGTTAAATTATACCTTGGAGCAAAAGTGGGCAAAGGCTGTGCACCTGAAAAACGCAAGCGTTTACGTTTACGGCAACAACCTGCTTACCTGGACAAATTATAGCTGGTACGATCCCGAGTTCAGTTCAACGGGATTGAACATCGGTCAGGACAACGGCAGGTATCCGAAGAGAAGAGAAGTAGGCGTAGGCATAAACGTTAATTTCTAA
- a CDS encoding glycoside hydrolase family 3 N-terminal domain-containing protein, with the protein MKPKAFFSIFFFLFFLSSAFSQSKTIYRKGWIDFNKNGAMDVFEDPSQPVDKRVENLLSQMTLDEKTCQMATLYGYGRVLKDEMPAANWKNEIWKDGIANIDEELSSNKLKTQYSFPFSKHAEAINTIQKWFVEETRLGIPVDFTNEGIHGLTHDRATPLPAPISIGATWNKTLVRQAGETVGREAKALGYTNIYTPILDPARDQRWGRVVECYGEDPFLIAELGKQMCLGVQSEGVASTLKHFAVYSVPKGGRDGNARTDPHVAPREMQQLYLYPFKKVIQEAHPLGVMSSYNDWNGEPITGSHYFLTELLRQQFGFRGYVVSDSRAVEYIWEKHHVAEDFKEAIRQAVEAGLNVYTNFRMPEVYIVPVRELVKEGELSIAKVDERVRDVLRVKFMLGLFDSPYVKDTKLADKIVHTAKDDSMELQMNRESVVLLKNANNLLPLNRNAVKTILVTGPLANDASYAVSRYGPNNNPLTTVLEGIQQKLGKNANVILEKGCNVVNAGWPETEIIPTPLSSGEKDSIERAVTAAKNADVIVAVLGEDETTVGESLSRTSLDLPGRQQQLLEALYATGKPLVLVVITGQPLTINWADRYVPAIINAGFPGPQGGKAIAEVLFGDYNPGGRLTNTWIKSVGQIEFNFPFKPGSQASQSTTPDPNGAGKTSVNGPLYPFGYGLSYTTFQYSNLVVTPETSNREGNINVSVDVTNTGKIKGDEVVQLYVKDVVSSVTTYESVLRGFERIGLNPGETKTVKFVLYPDDLALLDKNMNWTVEPGQFQIWIGASSVDIRLKKTITVK; encoded by the coding sequence ATGAAACCAAAGGCATTCTTTTCAATCTTCTTCTTTCTTTTCTTTTTGAGCAGCGCTTTTTCACAGTCCAAAACCATTTATCGCAAAGGCTGGATTGACTTCAACAAGAACGGCGCAATGGATGTATTTGAAGACCCTTCGCAACCAGTTGACAAGCGTGTAGAAAATCTTCTTTCGCAAATGACGCTGGACGAAAAGACTTGCCAGATGGCAACGCTTTACGGTTATGGCCGCGTGCTGAAAGATGAAATGCCTGCCGCCAATTGGAAGAACGAAATCTGGAAAGACGGCATTGCCAATATTGATGAAGAGCTAAGCAGCAACAAACTAAAAACGCAATATTCTTTCCCGTTCAGCAAGCATGCTGAAGCCATCAACACCATTCAAAAATGGTTCGTGGAAGAAACGCGGTTGGGCATTCCGGTTGACTTTACCAACGAGGGCATTCACGGCCTTACACACGACCGTGCCACGCCTTTGCCGGCGCCTATCTCCATTGGTGCAACATGGAACAAAACATTGGTGAGGCAAGCCGGAGAAACCGTTGGCCGCGAAGCAAAGGCATTGGGCTATACAAATATTTACACGCCTATTCTTGACCCGGCAAGAGACCAGCGCTGGGGAAGGGTAGTGGAGTGTTACGGCGAAGATCCTTTTTTGATTGCCGAACTTGGAAAGCAAATGTGCCTTGGTGTGCAAAGCGAAGGCGTGGCTTCAACATTAAAACATTTTGCGGTATACAGCGTGCCAAAAGGCGGTCGCGACGGCAACGCCAGAACCGATCCACACGTTGCGCCCCGTGAAATGCAGCAGTTGTATTTGTATCCTTTCAAAAAAGTGATTCAGGAAGCGCATCCGCTTGGCGTGATGAGCAGCTACAACGATTGGAACGGAGAACCCATAACCGGCAGTCATTATTTTCTTACCGAATTGTTGCGGCAACAATTCGGTTTCAGGGGTTACGTGGTTTCCGACAGCCGTGCGGTGGAATACATCTGGGAAAAGCACCACGTTGCCGAAGATTTTAAAGAAGCAATACGGCAAGCCGTGGAAGCGGGTTTGAACGTGTACACAAACTTTCGCATGCCCGAAGTTTACATTGTTCCCGTGCGTGAATTGGTAAAAGAAGGCGAGCTTTCAATAGCAAAAGTAGATGAAAGAGTAAGAGACGTGCTGCGGGTAAAATTTATGCTTGGCTTGTTTGATTCGCCTTACGTGAAAGACACAAAGCTGGCCGATAAAATTGTGCACACCGCAAAAGACGATTCAATGGAATTGCAGATGAACCGCGAGTCGGTGGTGTTATTGAAGAATGCAAACAATTTATTGCCCTTAAACAGAAACGCGGTAAAAACTATATTGGTAACAGGCCCACTTGCAAACGATGCAAGTTATGCCGTAAGCCGCTACGGCCCGAACAACAATCCGCTCACAACGGTATTAGAAGGCATTCAACAAAAACTTGGGAAGAACGCAAACGTTATTTTAGAAAAAGGCTGCAACGTTGTAAACGCAGGTTGGCCCGAAACGGAAATCATCCCAACGCCGTTGAGCAGCGGTGAAAAGGACAGCATTGAAAGGGCTGTTACCGCAGCAAAAAACGCCGATGTGATTGTGGCCGTTTTGGGTGAAGACGAAACAACCGTGGGGGAAAGCTTGTCAAGAACATCGCTTGATTTGCCGGGAAGGCAGCAGCAATTGTTAGAGGCTTTGTACGCAACCGGTAAACCTCTTGTGTTGGTGGTCATCACAGGACAACCACTTACGATTAACTGGGCAGATCGTTATGTGCCGGCCATCATTAATGCAGGATTTCCCGGGCCACAGGGCGGAAAGGCGATTGCCGAAGTTTTGTTTGGTGATTACAATCCGGGCGGAAGACTTACCAACACATGGATTAAATCGGTGGGACAGATCGAATTTAATTTTCCCTTCAAGCCCGGCTCGCAGGCTTCACAATCCACCACACCCGACCCGAACGGCGCGGGCAAAACAAGCGTGAACGGTCCGTTGTATCCTTTCGGTTACGGGTTGAGTTATACAACTTTTCAATACAGTAATCTTGTTGTTACGCCGGAAACAAGCAACAGGGAAGGCAACATCAACGTGTCGGTGGATGTAACCAACACCGGCAAAATCAAAGGCGATGAAGTTGTTCAACTTTATGTGAAAGATGTTGTGAGCAGCGTAACAACATACGAATCGGTGCTGCGTGGTTTTGAGCGAATCGGTTTAAATCCCGGTGAAACAAAAACCGTGAAATTTGTTCTTTATCCCGATGATTTGGCGCTGCTTGACAAGAACATGAACTGGACGGTAGAGCCGGGACAATTTCAAATCTGGATTGGTGCTTCGTCTGTTGACATCCGGTTAAAGAAAACAATCACCGTAAAATAA